Proteins encoded within one genomic window of Augochlora pura isolate Apur16 chromosome 11, APUR_v2.2.1, whole genome shotgun sequence:
- the LOC144477112 gene encoding uncharacterized protein LOC144477112 translates to MSGIVRSLLLVLAIASVSWATDQDATCVRPSGYTVCHRKGVLVDVTQQESEDRLEIDDLDLLAVKEGAFKNVNTLRLSFGLGNKISVLKRESFTGLKKLERLDMDSNVVSLSPNLFAELKQLKSLSLIFNKINAVPKDSFAGLTNLMWLYLGHNDIEAITKDSLSGLTSSLYFLWLNDNKIANIEPGSFGHTPDVQRLHLENNRLASIQPGTFNGLHQLDGLFLEENQLTSISAKDFKGLTALRILKLQMNQIASIEVGAFADLGQLEELDLRKNRLTYVESGLLSGLIRLKKIDLSNNQIGRVDSDAFLGVPAIRDINLDNNNMTNVNTRQ, encoded by the coding sequence ATGTCCGGAATCGTTCGCTCGTTATTGCTCGTTCTGGCAATCGCGAGCGTCTCGTGGGCGACGGATCAGGACGCGACTTGCGTCCGTCCGAGCGGCTACACGGTTTGCCACCGCAAAGGGGTTTTGGTCGACGTGACTCAGCAGGAGTCCGAGGACCGACTGGAAATCGACGACCTGGACCTTCTGGCGGTGAAAGAAGGCGCCTTCAAGAACGTGAACACGCTGCGCCTCAGCTTCGGCTTGGGGAACAAGATCTCTGTGCTGAAGAGGGAGTCCTTCACCGGATTGAAGAAGCTGGAGCGGTTGGACATGGACAGCAACGTGGTGTCTTTGTCCCCGAACTTGTTCGCCGAGCTGAAGCAGCTCAAGTCCTTGTCCTTGATCTTCAACAAGATCAATGCCGTTCCCAAAGACTCGTTCGCTGGCCTGACGAACCTGATGTGGCTGTATCTGGGCCACAACGACATCGAGGCGATCACCAAAGACTCTCTGTCGGGACTGACCTCCTCTTTGTACTTCCTCTGGCTGAACGACAACAAAATCGCCAACATAGAGCCTGGCAGCTTCGGCCACACTCCCGACGTGCAGCGTCTTCATCTGGAGAATAATCGACTCGCGTCCATCCAGCCTGGGACATTCAATGGTCTCCATCAGCTCGACGGACTCTTCCTCGAGGAGAACCAGCTGACCAGCATTTCCGCGAAGGACTTCAAGGGCCTGACCGCTCTCAGGATTCTCAAGTTACAGATGAATCAGATCGCCAGCATCGAAGTCGGCGCTTTCGCCGATCTGGGACAACTGGAGGAGCTGGATCTCCGAAAGAATCGATTGACTTACGTCGAGTCTGGGTTGCTTAGCGGACTGATCCGGCTGAAGAAGATCGATCTGTCCAATAATCAGATCGGTCGGGTGGATTCTGACGCGTTCCTAGGAGTCCCAGCAATCAGGGATATCAATCTTGATAATAACAACATGACTAACGTGAACACCAGACAGTAG